From the Triticum urartu cultivar G1812 chromosome 4, Tu2.1, whole genome shotgun sequence genome, the window tcaaaatcgagctctggcacctctacaaatccctgcttccctctgcgaagggcctatctatttactttcatgttgagtcatcatcctcttattaaaaagcaccagttggagagcaccgctgtcatttgcattcattactgttagtttacattgagtatgacttgactggatctcttttaccatgaattacaatgtctagtcagtccttgatctttaaaggtgctctgcatttatgttttgcggtctcagaaagggctagcaagataccatcttgttatatcatattatgattgttttgagaaagtgttgtcatccgagatttattattattgctcgctagttgattatgacattgatatgagtaaacttgatacctaagcgttattgtgaatgtggttagtcataacatttgctgaaaacttgaaagctggctttacatatttacaacaacaagggcaaacagagtttgtaaaagtttttctttatcactttcagtttatcaactgaattgcttgaggacaagcaagggtttaagcttgggggagtggatacgtctccgtcgtatctacttttccaaacacttttgcccttgttttggactctaacttgcatgatttgaatggaactaactcggactgacgttgttttcagcagaattaccatggtgttatttatgaccagaaacaaaagttctcggaatgacctgaaacttcatggaacaacttttcagaaataataaaaaatcattggaaagatgaaggccagggggcccaccacctatccacgagggtgggcggcacgcctgcccccctagggcgcgccccctacctcgtgggcccctggagctcctctgacctcaactccaactctatatatttggtttcggggatgaaaaatgagagagaagaattcatcgcgttttacgatacggagccgccgccaagccctaaaacctctcgggagggctgatctggagtccgttcagggctccgaagaggggaatccgtcgccattgtcatcatcaaccatcctccatcaccaatttcatgatgctcaccgccgtgcgtgagtaattccatcgtaggcttgctggacgatgatgggttggatgggatctatcatgtaatcgagttaggtTTGGTAGGGTTTGATcactagtatccactatgttctgagattgatgttgctatgactttgctatgcttaatgcttgtcactagggcctgagtgccatgaattcagatatgaacctattatgttttcatcaatatatgagagttcttgatcctatcttgcaagtctatagtcacctattatgtgttatgatccgttaaccccgaagtgacaataatcgggatacttaccggtgatgaccgtagtttgaggagttcatatattcactatgtgttaatgctttgttccggtactctattaaaaggaggccttaatatcccttagtttccaataggaccccgctgccatgggagggtaggacaaaagatgtcatgcaagttcttttccataagcatgtatgactatattaggaatacatgccaacattacattgatgaactggagcttgttctgtgtcaccctaggttatgattgttacatgatgaacctcatccgacataattctccatcaccgatccgttgcctacgagctttccatatattgttcttcgcttattcagttttccgttgctattgctatcatcactacaaaataccaaaaacattactttcgctaccgttaccttttgctaccattaccactactatcatattactttgctactaaatactttgctgcagatttaagtttccaggtgtggttgaattgacaactcagctgctaatacttgagaatattctttggctccccttgtgtcaaatcaataaatttgggttgaatactctaccctcgaaaattgttgcgatcccctatacttgtgggctatcAAGGACCCAATGGGTTTCCTCAATACAAACACATATGAGGGTGACTTAGATATGAcgagtcaaccatatgacgaatcgggctatcagcatgatgctaatgaggatatggatgatctGCCCGGGCAGGAACATCGTAGCAGGGTTTGCAAcaagtctctcttcatgaaatcctcacaggacacgccttaagatgccgcctcaacacaggctcGACTAGCCAGGGGTTGTACAGTGTTTAGCCTGGCAACACTGGGCAagggttaaggaagggtctggaaggtgtgcccaagaaaaaggagaggaagagatcgggaaagatagctgcctccaaacaaACCAGAGCACATAGCATCCAGACGATGGATTCTAAAGAGCGTGTACCCATGAAAGGTGCGGCCAGGTTCCATCTCAtgggcgagccgatgctaccaCCGAAACTGCTGGAGGCACTAttaggggatctcaggagactgcacgaccgTGTGTTGTCGACTGAGACAAGCCTACTAGCCTcgaaggatccaggatatccTACACGCGCGGCTCGTGTGCttgaggggaagtgctacgttGACACACGAcccgcggaggtgttcttccagcggtttgaccatatctttgagatgtttctaACAAGGCAGCTCGATTTTACAATCATCtgcctttttgcgctacatatgagctccgtcatgaagagagaagaagtctcgcaaatctgtgtggtggatccgtactacatgcatGAGTCTTTCTTGAGACTTggcgactttgagcgtgaaactggTAGGGAGTACCTCCAAAATTTCttggtacagaataaggaccaggaaattgtcctcctgccttatcatccaaagtaagtcagtttcgGACAACCCTTTCGTACATTTCAAACATTCCTTCTCAGTCATATggagaataatttgaggtgtcttttccccgcagcaacgggtgcaccgtccttatcgttctttacccgCGAGTCTCCCATGCCATGTATTTCGACCCTACCAGAGACTACGAGAAGAAGGACtgcacccacataatgaatattctagatgatgctctccaaggcttcagcattaGGGGTGGCTACCtacagatcaggaaacaaaggaacaagaagttGGGTTTctcgcataaaactaacttctacTTCATCCATGTCCTGAAACCAAGCAAGAAAGATGGATTCTACCTCCTCCATCTCATGATTgagttcaacacggatcaccaaaagcttcgtgTGACAAGCAGAAACAATGATCNNNNNNNNNNNNNNNNNNNNNNNNNNNNNNNNNNNNNNNNNNNNNNNNNNNNNNNNNNNNNNNNNNNNNNNNNNNNNNNNNNNNNNNNNNNNNNNNNNNNNNNNNNNNNNNNNNNNNNNNNNNNNNNNNNNNNNNNNNNNNNNNNNNNNNNNNNNNNNNNNNNNNNNNNNNNNNNNNNNNNNNNNNNNNNNNNNNNNNNNNNNNNNNNNNNNNNNNNNNNNNNNNNNNNNNNNNNNNNNNNNNNNNNNNNNNNNNNNNNNNNNNNNNNNNNNNNNNNNNNNNNNNNNNNNNNNNNNNNNNNNNNNNNNNNNNNNNNNNNNNNNNNNNNNNNNNNNNNNNNNNNNNNNNNNNNNNNNNNNNNNNNNNNNNNNNNNNNNNNNNNNNNNNNNNNNNNNNNNNNNNNNNNNNNNNNNNNNNNNNNNNNNNNNNNNNNNNNNNNNNNNNNNNNNNNNNNNNNNNNNNNNNNNNNNNNNNNNNNNNNNNNNNNNNNNNNNNNNNNNNNNNNNNNNNNNNNNNNNNNNNNNNNNNNNNNNNNNNNNNNNNNNNNNNNNNNNNNNNNNNNNNNNNNNNNNNNNNNNNNNNNNNNNNNNNNNNNNNNNNNNNNNNNNNNNNNNNNNNNNNNNNNNNNNNNNNNNNNNNNNNNNNNNNNNNNNNNNNNNNNNNNNNNNNNNNNNNNNNNNNNNNNNNNNNNNNNNNNNNNNNNNNNNNNNNNNNNNNNNNNNNNNNNNNNNNNNNNNNNNNNNNNNNNNNNNNNNNNNNNNNNNNNNNNNNNNNNNNNNNNNNNNNNNNNNNNNNNNNNNNNNNNNNNNNNNNNNNNNNNNNNNNNNNNNNNNNNNNNNNNNNNNNNNNNNNNNNNNNNNNNNNNNNNNNNNNNNNNNNNNNNNNNNNNNNNNNNNNNNNNNNNNNNNNNNNNNNNNNNNNNNNNNNNNNNNNNNNNNNNNNNNNNNNNNNNNNNNNNNNNNNNNNNNNNNNNNNNNNNNNNNNNNNNNNNNNNNNNNNNGAGCTCTCCCTCCTGTTCCCTCTCGTCGCCTAACCCCGAGCTCATGCGCGTGCACACACGTCCGCGGCGCCGGACATGTATCCTCGGCAACGCCAGCTCGGCCTCCTTGCCTCGCGCCTATTTAAGCCCTCCCCCGAGACCCCCGAGCTCACCACCAGCCTCACAACCCTCCTCTTGTCCCGCCCAGCCTCTCCAATGAGCCTCTGGAGCTCTCCTCGACCCCCATGGCCGCCACGAAGCTCGGCTTAAATCCGAGCTATCCAAGCCCCCCCTCCCTCCTGAACTCACCAAAGGACCACCCGGACCCCATAGCTCCTCTCCAGCCTCTCGTTTTCCCGCCGGAGTGCCCCAGGCCGCGACCCCAAGATTCGGCCGCCGCAGCACGCTCTCTGTCTTCGCGAGGCGCCATCGCTCCGTCCCTCCACGGCGCTCGAAGCTTGCTCAGATGGACGCGACGCTCCTCGCCGGTCTCTCCAGTGGCCTCGGCGCGTCCGGAGACTGCCGGAGCTGCCCGGGCCATCGCCGGTGTCGAGGCCCTCCTCTGTTCGGTCGTGCCCGGtcgggaggaggaggaaggagccAGGAGGAGAGAGATGGAtaaggtgggtcccacctgtaaGCCTCTAAGCCACCCGGCCCCGCCTTGccacgctggataagtggagGTGTGTTCTTCGGAATACGTCCTCCCAGCTGGAAAGCATGTTTCATTCTGTTTCGGCCTAAAACACGCTTTATGAAAGCGTATTTTCTCTCTGTTTCATCCTGGAATCCGTTTTTCCTCAAGCGAAGACGTATTCTTTAACGTACGCTCTCTGTTTTTCTGTCCGGGCCCAGTTTGTAAAGATTTTTCTTACAGATGGGTCCCTGGCAGACAAACACTCATATCTTTTTGATCCTAACTCCGTTTAAGGTGAATCCAAAGCCAACTTCTTCGTTTCGTCAAGCCCGTTCTATTGGTATCATTTTCACCATGTTTTGACATTCTAAAAATGCCCATTTTGCCCTTGTACTAAATcagcccctccgagagagaacgttttccggcgattctttccgcgagcttctcgcacgccttcccggtgatttcttctaccccaggcaagccacaaccaCAATTTGCATGATAGCCATGCAGTAGCATTTGTTTTCAACTTGAATCTTTAATAACTGTATGTTTGTTTTGCTACTATTGTCGTTATTTCAGTTATGCTTATGGATCAGTGATTACCGTCACGCTATGTTCTCTTGCACTCTGTTAACATGTTCTACCTGCTAGAATTACTTTCTTATTGCCATGCttgatagtagtacatgttgggtcggtcatgttcttcggtgcatgactaacGTCGGTTACCGAGTACTCTTGATATGCATTGTTCCTTTGCTGTTAGTTGGTTAAGTGTTTACTCGGTAATGTTATTGATGTGTTCTTACATGGTATTTATTATTGATGATAATGGTCGtgttatgctatgagtagtgttgtGCTTGTAATATTCATGCTCGTCATTATGCTATGCTCAGTTGGATATGATTCATGgttgatatggtggatagttatgttgcaccccgtgcttatgttgatatcatgctcatgcattgaTGATGCATCATCTTATTTTATCATGGCTTagcatattgcattcaagtttaaccggtttaaattgaacttgaacaactgttggctgagtcatggtgccaccatatcgagctgaccagtgcaaccacgcttacctaatgggaaggtcctaactgggtctattgttgtgcctcccgccggtgcctccaacgagggaaggttatgcgcGGGTGCTACCTTGGCCAGGTAGGACGACATAAGCCTTGTGAGCCCGAGTTTGGTTATGTGCACATGTCCCTGTTTGGGACCGTTTATTGTTTTTGCCAGTACGATggccgttggtgtctttggtaggcacggggccacccatgacttagcccagAGGGGAGTtagtcggagtggccgggagagtgtcatggcagtaggacggttttgtcggaacgccgttggtccacccgaatgggagtgcgaggccatgggttctgtggtgtgggtaaagtgcgctacctctgcagagtgtatattaaatctattgatagccgcgcccgcggataagggcccaatttgtagttggtcacactatgggtcaacaataataataataacttgCTTAATAACAACCTTGGTTCGATGATGAGAAAGAGATTGGTTGTGATCGTGagatgatcaccgtggtatcgaggataccgagttgaTGGATATTTGTGGTGTTATGCGAGAGTCAATGGtgaagatcaagctccttgtggtcatgtaATGAATACTATAGTATGGTTAATACCAAGCTTGAttggatcctgagatgatcgtgtgatgtccgtgttggttatgaggtaacccgaacagagtaagttggtgcatgataacgtcatcatgttgcatgatagagtcatcatgtttatatgttcatgccatgctcgtattgttctagctgtatcatgttgttcatgccatgttgatgtatcacgttgttcatgccatgttgttctaaTAATATCATGTTAATCCTtgttaacctgtaattgccatgttgttgtaTGTCTCGATTGCCTTGGTtgctgtgagcttgcaagtacattcaatgtactgacctggcgtgtcatgccagcttgtaggtcatgctggttttgattgcttgtttgtcatggatcccttgtttgcgagctaggataagcgttccagccagagtccctgcggagtggagttcatcaCCATCATCGCTCTTCCGCTGCTAGAGTTATTCCGCTGCATCGCGTGGTTCTGCTGCTTGCATGGAGCAACCGTGGCAGGCGTAGTGTCGTCGTGCCGATGTAATTCCCTTGTACCCAAATAGAGTGTAATAAAGAGCTaatttgttctatgctaagcagtgccatattccagaagacttctcctcgatctctgggctggaatatgGGGCGTTctggtttctctgagccggggtggcACACCGGGCTTATCTTGCCAGCTCCGCATctgttctcttgacacgtcgCTGGACGGGTGTCAATCGTGGGTTTCTTTTGTAGGagatggctgccatgtggcgaatgctgccacttaatcaccttgcggcttgacaccgcactgattgacgacgtggGTCGCAGTTGCGCGGTTGGCGGGGTAGTTCAGGCCCCGCGAGCCCCGGCAGGCGCCGCCGGGGAGTCTTGGCTGGTTGCTTCTGGTGGTACCCtggccccttgccgggctcgcctgcccagcaagggaggctctgatacgtctccatcatatctacttttccaaacacttttgaccttgttttggactctaacttgcatgatttgaatagaactaacccggactgacgctgttttcagcacaattgccatggtgttatttttgtgcagaaatagaagttctcagaatgacctcaaacttcacggagaatattattggaatatataaaaaatactggcgaaagaatcaacgttagggggcccacaccctgtccacgagggtgggggcgcgccccctgtctcgtgggccccctgaggctccaccgacctcaactccaactctatatattcacgttcggggagaaaaaaaatcagagagaaggattcatcgcgttttatgatacggagccgctgctaagccctaatctctctcgagagggctgatctggagtccatacggggctccagagaggggaatccgttgccatcatcatcatcatcaaccttcctccatcaccaatttcatgatgctcaccgccgtgcgtgagtaattccatcgtaggcttgttggacggtgatgggttggatgagatttatcatgtaattgagttagttttgttagggtttgatccctagtatccattatgttctgagattgatgttgctatgactttggtatgcttaatgcttgtcactagggcccgagtgccatgatttcagatctgaacatattatgtttccatgaatatatgtgagttcttgatcctatttttcaagtcaatagtcacctactatgtgttatgatccggtaaccccaaagtgacaataatcgagaccactctcggtgatgactatagtttgaggagttcatgcattcactaagtgttaatgctttgttccggtactctattaaaaggaggccttaatatcccttagtttccaataggaccccactgccatgggagggtaggacaaaagatgtcatgcaagttcttttccataagcacatatgactatattcggaatacatgcctacattacattgatgaactggagctagttctgtgtcaccctatgttataactgttacatgaggaatcacatctgacataattatccatcgccgatccaatgcctacgagcttttcatatattaaTCTTTGCTTAGCTACTTtaccgttgctattgttacaatcactacaaaaccaatactattacttttgccactgttaccgttacatccatattacttttctactaaatactttcctgcagatattaagtctttcaggtgcggttgaattgacaactcaactgttaatacttgagaatattctttggctcacCTTGTGTTgtatcaataaatttgggttgaatagtctaccctcgaaaactattgcgatcccctataattgtgggttatcaagactattttctggcgctgttgccggggagcatagctctattcttttagtcacttgggatttatatctgttgatcattatgaagaacttgaaagatgaaagaaccaagatttttccctcaactatgaggggaggtaaggactGCCAtatagctctacacttgattcaccttctgttttgagtaaacttgcgacatcTACTCCTGCTAtttattctgatatgtcgcatgttattgatgatgccacttctgctttgcatgatacttatgatgaaactacttctatgttTGATAATgctgtgccattaggtgaatttcttgatgaacaacttgctagggttagagagaatgaaattattgaaactgataatattgatgaaagtgatgatgaagattctccccctagatatgaattgcctattgtgcctgagggttatgttatggatgaagaaactgctagagactttttagcttgcaatgatagatatgatcttaagaaactgttagctaagctgaaagaaaaatccttgaatcctagaatgaaatatgaccctgcttttgctacttcacctatctgtatttcccATAAGGactatgatttctctgtcgatcctgagttaattactttggttgaatctgatcctttttatgcctatgaatttgaaactgttgtggcacatcttactaaattaaatgatatggCCACCCTGTTAGCTAATGAGGAGAAAATTCGTCACTACTATAttcttaagttatttccgttctcattaaagggtgatgct encodes:
- the LOC125552542 gene encoding uncharacterized protein LOC125552542 — protein: MAATKLGLNPSYPSPPSLLNSPKDHPDPIAPLQPLVFPPECPRPRPQDSAAAARSLSSRGAIAPSLHGARSLLRWTRRSSPVSPVASARPETAGAARAIAGVEALLCSVVPGREEEEGARRREMDKDKRSSQSPCGVEFITIIALPLLELFRCIAWFCCLHGATVAGVVSSCRCNSLVPK